One region of Chlorobiota bacterium genomic DNA includes:
- a CDS encoding ABC-F family ATP-binding cassette domain-containing protein, translating to MIATNVVSVQFGGEYLFRDVTFMIRPGDRVGLVGANGAGKSTLMKILMRLQAPESGQVQTSRHAVVAHLPQEGVVLSDSSVRDEVMKAFSEAKELEQEIMETTEEVARRADEAGTPEYQSLLDDLGELQHRFEAMNGFALEGEVEKILMGLGFEVKDFDRPCTTFSGGWQMRIELAKLLLRQPDLLMLDEPTNHLDIESLTWLENFLQNYQGAILLISHDRAFLDAITNRTFELSMRRLTVYAGNYSRYRTERDARREQQQAAYENQKKMIEETEEFIERFRYKASKAAQVQSRVKALEKLERIEPPESDEESVHFRFPPAPRSGRVVVELQGLGKWYGDNHVLDNVDFAIERGEKIAFLGRNGEGKSTMSRIVAGIESYQQGERLLGHNVSIGYFAQHQAEDLDPRKTVLQTLDEVATGDIRLKLRTLLGAFLFHGDDVFKYVGVLSGGEKSRLALAKLLLEPVNLLVFDEPTNHLDMASKKVLKEALINFDGSIILVSHDRDFLNGIVGKCVEFRQRKTKEMLGGIEDYLRRRQTGSIDDVFRKSTAKQPEPTKGTAAATPAPVGDRKEQKRLEAEARNRRYAATKDLKKKIEKTELDIASTEQEKTRCEDQLVSPEIYGDPTKLRDLQARLAEANRKLSDLYATWERTASELEKVESELG from the coding sequence TCACCTTCATGATTCGCCCGGGCGACCGGGTTGGATTGGTTGGGGCCAACGGAGCGGGGAAATCTACCCTGATGAAAATTTTAATGCGGCTGCAAGCGCCGGAATCGGGCCAGGTGCAAACCAGCCGCCATGCCGTTGTTGCCCACCTGCCGCAAGAAGGTGTGGTCCTAAGCGATTCCAGCGTCCGCGATGAGGTGATGAAGGCGTTCAGCGAGGCGAAGGAGCTGGAGCAGGAGATCATGGAGACCACCGAAGAAGTTGCCCGCCGCGCCGACGAAGCCGGCACCCCGGAATATCAATCCTTGCTTGACGACCTGGGCGAACTTCAGCACCGGTTCGAGGCGATGAACGGCTTTGCGCTGGAGGGTGAGGTGGAGAAAATTTTGATGGGGCTGGGGTTCGAGGTGAAAGATTTCGACCGCCCCTGCACCACGTTCAGCGGCGGGTGGCAGATGCGGATTGAGCTTGCAAAACTTCTGCTGCGCCAGCCCGATTTGCTGATGCTGGACGAACCAACCAACCACTTGGATATCGAGTCGCTGACGTGGCTGGAAAATTTCTTGCAGAATTACCAGGGCGCAATCCTTCTTATCTCCCACGACCGCGCATTCCTGGATGCCATCACCAACCGAACGTTCGAGCTTTCGATGCGGCGGCTTACGGTGTACGCCGGCAACTACAGCCGCTACCGTACCGAACGGGATGCCCGCCGCGAACAGCAGCAAGCCGCCTACGAGAATCAGAAGAAGATGATTGAGGAGACGGAGGAGTTCATCGAGCGGTTCCGGTACAAGGCCTCCAAAGCGGCGCAAGTCCAGTCGCGGGTGAAGGCATTGGAGAAATTGGAGAGGATTGAGCCCCCCGAAAGCGACGAAGAGTCGGTTCACTTCCGATTCCCCCCCGCCCCACGCAGCGGGCGTGTGGTGGTTGAGCTTCAAGGATTGGGGAAATGGTACGGCGATAACCACGTTCTGGACAACGTGGATTTCGCGATTGAGCGGGGGGAAAAAATTGCATTCCTGGGGCGCAACGGCGAAGGGAAATCCACCATGAGCCGGATTGTTGCCGGGATTGAATCGTACCAACAAGGGGAACGCCTGCTGGGGCACAACGTCAGCATTGGCTACTTTGCCCAGCACCAGGCCGAGGACCTGGACCCGCGCAAAACCGTGCTGCAAACCCTGGACGAGGTTGCCACCGGCGACATCCGCCTGAAGCTGCGGACACTGCTTGGGGCGTTCCTGTTCCACGGCGATGATGTCTTCAAGTACGTTGGCGTGCTTTCCGGCGGCGAGAAGTCACGGCTGGCGTTGGCGAAGCTGTTGCTGGAACCGGTGAACCTGCTGGTGTTCGACGAGCCAACGAACCACTTGGATATGGCCAGCAAAAAAGTGCTGAAGGAAGCCTTGATAAACTTCGATGGCTCCATCATCCTGGTCTCGCACGATCGCGACTTCCTGAACGGGATTGTGGGGAAATGCGTGGAGTTCCGCCAGCGAAAAACAAAGGAGATGCTGGGGGGAATCGAGGACTACTTGCGGCGGCGGCAAACCGGAAGCATTGACGATGTGTTCCGCAAAAGCACCGCAAAGCAACCGGAGCCAACAAAGGGAACGGCAGCAGCAACACCGGCCCCAGTTGGCGACCGCAAGGAGCAAAAACGGCTGGAAGCCGAGGCACGGAACCGCCGGTACGCGGCCACCAAAGATTTGAAAAAGAAGATCGAGAAAACGGAGCTGGACATTGCCAGCACCGAGCAGGAAAAAACCCGTTGCGAGGACCAGTTGGTATCGCCCGAAATCTACGGCGACCCCACCAAGCTGCGGGACCTGCAGGCCCGGCTTGCCGAAGCAAACCGGAAACTTAGCGACCTGTACGCCACGTGGGAACGCACCGCCAGCGAACTTGAAAAAGTGGAAAGTGAGCTTGGGTAG
- a CDS encoding polyhydroxyalkanoic acid system family protein: protein MPDIRIERHHTLGKESAKRSVDGIARQMKARLNANCDWYGDEMVIRSSGADGRIKVSENLIVIEVNLGLLLSPMKSTIEREISRQLDTRVGTGKGGM, encoded by the coding sequence ATGCCCGACATCAGAATAGAACGCCACCACACGCTTGGCAAGGAGTCCGCCAAACGCTCGGTGGATGGCATTGCGCGCCAGATGAAAGCACGCCTGAACGCCAACTGCGACTGGTACGGCGATGAGATGGTGATCCGAAGCTCCGGCGCAGATGGCCGCATCAAAGTTTCGGAGAACCTGATTGTGATCGAAGTCAACCTGGGCCTGCTCCTTTCCCCGATGAAAAGCACCATCGAGCGGGAGATCAGCCGGCAGCTGGACACAAGAGTGGGAACCGGAAAGGGAGGGATGTAG
- a CDS encoding phosphodiester glycosidase family protein, with the protein MALWMLAIGMHGANSAFAEAHHGILPHRIISNSNEPDAANASMLAGLGGIAPAPPVQERRSGGTTTAQKPTKRKKGATGKAQTRKKSVKGKGGTGKRKNYGPKRKRRSAAAATPAAPKLRSVAADSIVVEQLADGVTYQWMRTSGGHIAHVVKAALSANARLRTIKAHERFDGLQKAADIFEMADSLLEDTVIAATNASFWKATYNSPIGPTITNGEVIETLGYKAWSSLLIYEDGTIGFDRVRLTGQLLWKYRQSPIAAVNARGGEDGLILYNRYYGDSIPRGSRRTDSAIIAEVLANQVAPESGDETEIPLIDTAGIVAAWRAAKLREDREHPMLKIALEPLKPRRKRDPLPSPSVGDTMRLHVVAVDTGSVEIPENGFVVSLGLAAEYFTAIQEGDTVKLIFQISPTPQKNVRDLLTGTPRLVRDGVADPEYETEGSKAVRFVQGSLARTAVGATRGGDTLILVAINSGSKEAGTVGMNLSELARFMVEQGAYQAMNFDGGGSTSMVIDGETVSRQGSKPSSRRVSNALVIVKTKSPQATKKKGRALQPTGE; encoded by the coding sequence TTGGCACTCTGGATGCTGGCGATTGGAATGCACGGGGCCAATAGCGCGTTTGCCGAAGCCCACCACGGGATACTCCCCCATCGCATCATTTCCAACAGCAACGAACCGGACGCTGCCAACGCTTCCATGCTGGCCGGGCTTGGGGGAATCGCGCCCGCGCCACCGGTTCAAGAACGACGCTCGGGCGGGACCACCACGGCCCAGAAACCAACAAAACGGAAAAAAGGGGCGACTGGGAAAGCACAGACACGGAAGAAATCCGTGAAGGGAAAAGGAGGAACGGGGAAACGGAAAAACTACGGGCCAAAACGGAAACGCCGCTCCGCCGCAGCAGCAACCCCAGCCGCGCCGAAACTCCGCTCCGTGGCTGCCGACTCCATCGTGGTTGAGCAGCTTGCCGATGGGGTCACCTACCAATGGATGCGGACCTCCGGCGGCCACATTGCCCACGTTGTGAAAGCCGCGCTGAGCGCAAACGCACGGCTGCGAACAATCAAAGCCCACGAGCGGTTCGACGGCCTGCAAAAAGCGGCGGACATTTTTGAAATGGCCGACAGCTTGCTGGAGGATACCGTGATTGCCGCCACCAACGCCAGCTTCTGGAAAGCCACCTACAACTCCCCCATCGGCCCCACCATCACCAATGGTGAAGTGATCGAGACGCTGGGCTACAAGGCGTGGTCCTCGTTGCTGATCTACGAGGATGGGACGATTGGATTTGACCGCGTTCGGCTAACCGGCCAGCTTCTGTGGAAGTATCGCCAATCCCCCATTGCTGCGGTGAACGCACGCGGCGGGGAAGATGGGCTGATCCTGTACAACCGCTACTACGGCGACTCCATCCCGCGAGGAAGCCGCCGAACCGACAGCGCGATTATTGCCGAAGTGCTGGCCAACCAAGTGGCCCCCGAAAGTGGCGATGAGACCGAGATTCCGCTGATTGACACCGCCGGAATCGTTGCCGCGTGGCGCGCAGCAAAATTGCGCGAGGACCGCGAGCATCCAATGCTGAAAATCGCCCTAGAGCCGCTGAAACCGCGACGCAAGCGGGACCCGCTCCCCTCCCCCTCCGTTGGCGACACCATGCGGTTGCACGTTGTGGCGGTGGACACCGGGTCGGTGGAAATTCCCGAGAACGGATTTGTGGTGTCGCTGGGGCTGGCGGCGGAGTATTTTACGGCAATCCAAGAAGGGGACACGGTGAAATTGATCTTTCAGATTTCGCCAACGCCGCAAAAAAACGTGCGGGACCTTCTTACCGGAACCCCTCGGCTTGTTCGCGATGGCGTGGCGGACCCGGAATATGAAACGGAGGGATCGAAGGCTGTGCGGTTTGTCCAGGGGTCGCTTGCACGCACCGCCGTGGGGGCAACCCGCGGTGGAGATACGCTGATCCTTGTGGCCATTAACAGCGGAAGCAAGGAGGCCGGAACCGTGGGGATGAACCTCTCGGAGCTTGCGCGATTCATGGTGGAGCAAGGGGCCTACCAAGCCATGAACTTCGACGGCGGTGGGTCCACCTCGATGGTGATTGATGGCGAGACCGTCAGCCGCCAGGGGAGCAAGCCCTCGTCGCGAAGGGTCAGCAACGCACTGGTGATCGTAAAAACAAAATCGCCACAAGCCACCAAGAAAAAAGGGCGGGCATTGCAGCCAACGGGTGAGTAA
- a CDS encoding ribonuclease H-like domain-containing protein gives MPYLVFDIETAALPFDSLADSQQELILRGTDGNQEQEAERKRQMSLNPFTAQVAAIGMLYAEDLSATEPKTMIFSNSATPPENDHLPDGSIWRCMPEAELLEAWWHRFERASERVVLVTFNGRSFDCPFLMLRSAVLRVRPSRNLMAGTRWNFEGHIDLQAELAFKEFERAGPTKRWNFDFYCKAFGITSPKEEGITGNDVARLFTEGKHQTIAEYCMRDVRATWEVFKVWKEFIDGIPSR, from the coding sequence ATGCCATATTTAGTGTTTGATATCGAGACGGCGGCCCTGCCGTTCGATTCGCTGGCGGATTCCCAGCAGGAGCTGATCTTGCGCGGCACCGATGGAAACCAGGAGCAGGAAGCCGAGCGGAAACGCCAGATGAGTTTGAACCCGTTCACGGCGCAAGTGGCGGCAATCGGGATGCTCTATGCCGAGGACCTTTCGGCCACCGAGCCGAAAACCATGATCTTCTCCAACAGTGCCACCCCTCCCGAAAACGATCATCTTCCCGATGGTTCCATCTGGCGTTGTATGCCGGAGGCAGAGTTGCTGGAAGCGTGGTGGCATCGTTTCGAGCGGGCTTCCGAACGGGTGGTGCTTGTCACCTTCAACGGGCGCAGTTTCGATTGCCCGTTCCTGATGCTTCGTTCGGCGGTGCTGCGCGTCCGGCCCAGCCGAAATTTAATGGCCGGAACGCGCTGGAACTTTGAGGGGCATATTGATCTGCAAGCAGAGTTAGCGTTCAAGGAGTTCGAGAGGGCAGGGCCAACCAAGCGGTGGAACTTCGATTTTTACTGCAAGGCGTTCGGCATCACTTCCCCAAAAGAAGAAGGGATTACCGGAAACGACGTTGCCCGCTTATTCACCGAAGGGAAGCATCAAACAATCGCGGAATATTGCATGAGGGATGTCCGCGCAACGTGGGAGGTGTTCAAGGTCTGGAAGGAATTTATTGACGGCATCCCATCGCGCTGA
- the coaD gene encoding pantetheine-phosphate adenylyltransferase, with product MERTAVYPGTFDPITNGHIDIIERAAQMFDVVVVALAVNSAKKTLFTEQERFALAEQSLSRFPNVRVMRCSGLIVEFAQQQGAIAIVRGLRAVSDFEYELQMALMNRKMTPEINTIFLMPHERYTYLNSSIIRELARYGSPTVREFVPAVVADALVEKVGGAGIGG from the coding sequence ATGGAACGAACCGCGGTCTATCCCGGAACCTTTGACCCCATTACCAACGGGCATATTGACATCATCGAGCGTGCGGCGCAGATGTTCGACGTAGTGGTGGTTGCCCTGGCGGTGAACAGTGCCAAAAAAACGTTGTTCACCGAGCAGGAGCGGTTTGCCCTTGCCGAGCAATCGCTATCACGGTTCCCGAACGTGCGGGTGATGCGGTGCAGCGGGCTGATTGTGGAGTTCGCCCAGCAGCAAGGGGCGATTGCCATTGTCCGCGGGCTGCGTGCCGTCAGTGATTTTGAGTACGAGCTGCAAATGGCCCTGATGAACCGAAAAATGACCCCGGAAATCAACACCATCTTCCTGATGCCACACGAGCGGTACACCTACTTGAACTCCTCGATTATCCGCGAGCTTGCCCGCTACGGATCTCCAACCGTTCGCGAATTTGTCCCCGCCGTCGTGGCCGATGCCTTGGTGGAGAAGGTGGGGGGGGCGGGGATTGGTGGGTAG
- the rsmD gene encoding 16S rRNA (guanine(966)-N(2))-methyltransferase RsmD, which yields MRIIAGTLRGRQLRSIDSPGLRPTTDRVRESIFNILNSRITFGGMMVLDLFAGTGALGIEALSRGAAHCHFVEMNGRAANTIQQNLIELGLRECGTVLQRDALRHIVGTEQEYDLVFADPPYAATIFDRLVHDLFALGRIRDGGLLVLEHSGFMQGRSTDVALLETTRHFGDTGISIYRKKEDH from the coding sequence ATGAGGATTATCGCCGGAACACTTCGTGGCCGCCAGCTGCGAAGCATTGATAGCCCAGGCCTGCGCCCAACTACCGACCGCGTGCGGGAGTCAATCTTCAACATCCTGAACTCACGCATCACCTTCGGCGGGATGATGGTGCTGGACCTGTTTGCCGGAACCGGCGCGCTGGGAATCGAGGCGTTAAGCCGTGGCGCGGCCCATTGCCATTTTGTGGAGATGAACGGGCGGGCCGCCAACACAATCCAGCAAAACCTTATCGAGCTTGGATTGCGCGAGTGCGGAACGGTTCTGCAACGCGACGCGCTTCGCCATATCGTGGGGACCGAGCAGGAGTACGACCTGGTGTTTGCGGACCCTCCGTACGCAGCCACCATCTTCGACCGCCTTGTCCACGACCTGTTCGCGCTTGGGCGGATTCGGGATGGCGGGCTGCTGGTGCTGGAGCATTCCGGGTTCATGCAAGGCCGCAGCACCGACGTTGCCTTGCTGGAAACCACGCGCCATTTTGGCGACACCGGAATCTCCATCTATCGGAAAAAAGAAGATCATTGA
- a CDS encoding helix-hairpin-helix domain-containing protein, with product MRLPGVGEKTAEAIIAYRGARKFTSPADIMNVKGIGPKKYEKMRPFLKAQ from the coding sequence ATGCGGCTTCCGGGGGTGGGGGAAAAAACTGCCGAGGCAATTATCGCCTACCGGGGTGCGCGGAAGTTCACTTCCCCAGCCGACATCATGAACGTGAAAGGCATTGGCCCAAAGAAATACGAGAAGATGCGCCCGTTCCTAAAAGCACAATAA